A genomic window from Montipora capricornis isolate CH-2021 chromosome 8, ASM3666992v2, whole genome shotgun sequence includes:
- the LOC138013922 gene encoding TNF receptor-associated factor 6-like codes for MIPKNAGQLTRSFGGEERALPLRETLDPGTVCFIGRSEPSSSEDSEGYDEYFDPPLESKYECPICLLGLREPVQTTCGHRFCRGCILRSIRDFAPICPICSEELDELKLFPDNFTKKEILHHNVFCHFKEPHGCSWKGPLGELKIHDQNCPHYHLLCENCGKENISRNKMQEHIEKDCPRAEIKCPFSTVGCLFEGPRPAVNTHVTEQLNSHLIDMTKALEVLKADQSRDPEIVPRNQIRRTRGGAEAFPQEQASHDVFVNDLATLCEQQREELDELRRLVTALTSTVQHLERRLEDTRMRVERPVQELTVRFNRVETKVLEYEGRVCNGSYIWRIENYRQCRQDAMNGVMTAIQSPAFHTSLYGYKLCMRINLNGVDSGVGRFVALSVHMMKGDYDNILEWPFTGRIALSILDQRDGVEFRQHISETLVAKPNLLAFQRPTAPCNDKGYDLVEFAPIEQIREPQYVKNNTMLVHIQIFQ; via the exons atgatcccgaaaaatgCTGGACAGCTGACTCGTTCGTTTGGTGGAGAGGAGAGAGCACTTCCTCTGCGTGAGACTCTTGACCCTGGCACTGTATGTTTCATTGGGAGAAGCGAGCCCTCGTCTTCTGAAGATTCTGAAGGCTATGACGAGTATTTCGATCCACCTCTGGAAAGTAAATATGAATGCCCTATCTGCCTTTTGGGTCTACGAGAACCAGTGCAAACTACTTGTGGCCACAGATTTTGTAGAGGTTGCATCTTGCGTTCCATAAG GGATTTTGCTCCCATTTGTCCCATTTGTAGTGAAGAATTGGATGAATTGAAG CTTTTTCCAGACAACTTTACCAAGAAAGAAATTTTACATCATAATGTGTTCTGCCACTTTAAGGAACCGCATGGCTGCTCATGGAAAGGTCCTCTTGGGGAGCTGaag ATTCATGATCAAAATTGCCCTCATTACCATTTGTTGTGCGAGAACTGTGGAAAAGAGAACATTTCAAGAAACAAG ATGCAAGAGCACATTGAGAAAGATTGTCCAAGAGCGGAAATAAAATGCCCTTTCAGCACTGTGGGCTGTTTGTTTGAG GGCCCACGCCCAGCAGTAAATACGCATGTCACAGAGCAGCTTAACAGTCATTTGATTGACATGACAAAGGCATTGGAAGTATTAAAGGCTGATCAGTCCCGCGATCCGGAGATAGTACCAAGGAATCAGATACGACGCACCAGGGGTGGCGCGGAAGCATTTCCACAAGAGCAGGCCAGCCATGACGTGTTTGTGAATGACTTGGCAACACTGTGTGAGCAGCAGCGTGAAGAACTAGATGAACTCAGACGCCTTGTTACTGCACTCACCAGCACGGTTCAGCATTTGGAACGTCGCCTCGAAGACACTCGTATGAGGGTAGAAAGGCCTGTACAAGAGCTTACTGTTAG GTTTAACCGGGTAGAAACGAAGGTGCTGGAGTATGAAGGCCGTGTGTGCAATGGTTCCTACATCTGGAGGATAGAGAATTACCGGCAGTGTCGTCAAGATGCCATGAACGGAGTTATGACGGCCATACAGAGCCCAGCTTTCCATACCAGCCTGTACGGGTACAAACTCTGCATGCGGATCAACTTAAATGGTGTGGATAGTGGAGTCGGAAGGTTCGTTGCTCTGTCCGTTCACATGATGAAAGGGGATTATGATAACATCCTAGAATGGCCCTTTACTGGAAGAATCGCTCTTTCCATCTTGGATCAGAGAGATGGCGTTGAATTTCGTCAGCATATCAGCGAGACCCTGGTCGCCAAGCCAAATCTGTTGGCCTTTCAGAGACCAACAGCTCCGTGCAATGACAAAGGCTACGACTTGGTGGAATTTGCCCCAATTGAGCAGATCCGTGAACCGCAGTACGTGAAGAACAATACCATGTTGGTCCACATTCAGATTTTTCAGTAA